One genomic window of Thermodesulfobacteriota bacterium includes the following:
- the pyrE gene encoding orotate phosphoribosyltransferase, giving the protein MILGIEEIERKVWEEEKQFLTKQVGILLIKNDAIKFGDYILASGKRSPYYIDLRLTLSSPITMDWIANALTRIVVNEIGKEKVDKILGVPTAGVPFATMVSQKLGIPLIYYRQARKEHGVRKKIEGTLSRNDRVLIVDDLITTGESVIEAAEVVRDQGGVVNELVVLLDREQGGRERLRASRIEPHILFKISDAMDWLHSVGLIGDKLYETVKAYILEENRASQQANPSPPPQSSESTG; this is encoded by the coding sequence ATGATTCTCGGAATCGAGGAGATCGAGAGAAAGGTCTGGGAGGAGGAGAAGCAGTTTCTGACCAAGCAGGTGGGCATCCTCCTCATCAAGAACGACGCCATCAAGTTCGGGGACTACATCCTGGCCTCGGGGAAGAGGAGCCCCTATTACATCGATCTGAGGCTGACCCTCTCCAGCCCGATCACGATGGACTGGATCGCCAACGCCCTGACCCGGATCGTGGTCAACGAGATCGGAAAGGAGAAGGTCGACAAGATCCTGGGGGTCCCCACCGCCGGTGTCCCCTTTGCCACCATGGTCAGCCAGAAACTCGGAATCCCCCTCATCTATTACCGGCAGGCCCGAAAGGAACACGGGGTGAGAAAGAAGATCGAGGGGACCCTGAGCCGGAACGACCGGGTCCTCATTGTGGACGATCTCATCACCACCGGAGAGAGCGTGATCGAGGCGGCCGAGGTGGTCAGGGACCAGGGCGGGGTGGTCAACGAACTGGTCGTCTTACTGGATCGGGAGCAAGGGGGAAGGGAGAGGCTTCGGGCCTCCCGGATCGAACCCCACATCCTCTTTAAGATATCCGATGCCATGGATTGGCTCCACAGCGTCGGCTTGATCGGAGACAAACTCTACGAGACGGTGAAGGCCTACATCCTTGAAGAGAACAGGGCCTCCCAGCAGGCGAACCCATCCCCTCCGCCTCAATCCTCTGAATCGACCGGATAG
- the mtnP gene encoding S-methyl-5'-thioadenosine phosphorylase, protein MEEKMVGVIGGSGLYEMEGLEKIEEVTLSTPFGSPSDSIVVGRLEGVKVAFLPRHGRGHRIPPSSLNFRANIYAMKKLGVQWIIGVSAVGSMKEHIHPGDMVIPDQFIDRTAGRPNTFFSDGVVCHISFADPVCPTLSQLLAKAGEEVGATVHKKGTYLCIEGPQFSTRAESNLYRSWGVDVIGMTNLPEARLAREAEICYATMAFATDYDCWHQEAGDVTIGEVLRILAQSVRTAKSAIRIALKHLPEKRDCPCAEALKHALITSRKLIPEKTKQDLEPILGKYL, encoded by the coding sequence ATGGAAGAGAAGATGGTCGGAGTGATCGGTGGCTCAGGGCTTTATGAAATGGAAGGGCTCGAGAAGATCGAAGAGGTCACCCTGTCCACGCCCTTCGGAAGTCCCTCGGACTCGATCGTGGTGGGCCGTCTCGAAGGGGTGAAGGTCGCCTTCCTGCCCCGCCACGGGAGAGGACACCGGATCCCCCCCTCGTCCCTCAATTTCAGGGCCAACATCTACGCCATGAAGAAACTGGGCGTCCAGTGGATCATCGGGGTGAGCGCCGTGGGCTCGATGAAGGAGCATATCCATCCGGGAGATATGGTCATCCCCGACCAGTTCATCGACCGAACGGCAGGCCGGCCCAACACCTTCTTCAGCGACGGCGTGGTCTGCCACATCAGCTTTGCCGACCCGGTCTGCCCCACCCTCAGCCAGCTCCTCGCCAAGGCCGGAGAGGAAGTGGGCGCCACGGTTCACAAGAAAGGGACCTATCTCTGCATCGAGGGCCCCCAGTTCTCGACCCGGGCCGAGTCGAACCTCTACCGTTCCTGGGGCGTCGATGTGATCGGGATGACCAACCTCCCGGAGGCAAGGCTGGCCAGGGAGGCGGAGATCTGTTATGCGACCATGGCCTTTGCGACCGACTACGACTGCTGGCATCAGGAGGCAGGGGACGTCACCATCGGAGAGGTCCTGAGAATCCTCGCCCAAAGCGTCCGGACGGCCAAGAGCGCCATCCGAATCGCCCTCAAGCACCTCCCGGAGAAGAGGGACTGCCCCTGTGCAGAGGCCCTGAAACATGCCCTGATCACGAGCCGGAAGCTGATCCCGGAAAAGACGAAACAGGACCTCGAACCCATATTAGGGAAGTACCTTTGA
- the recG gene encoding ATP-dependent DNA helicase RecG, protein MSNRAGGWYASLQESGLRSAMTKRSEPILKPSLSAPIQYVKGVGPRLAGLLERKGIRTVEDGLYFLPRAYEDRRRVKRIAELQMGRKETAFGEILISGMAYYQNRRRRVFEVRVGDDTGVITLKWFHGHERYLRSRFRKGRRLIFSGEVRWFNGQKEIHHPEVEIVEGDLEKDSLHFKRIVPIYSETEGLPQWRLRRLMKSLVDQYSDELKSPIPSEILERQGLIDFSEAFRRVHFPPEEESIERLNRFQSEGHRRIIFDEFFFLELGLALKKRGVSLEQGLSFQAEGQLARRLLDTLSFELTPAQKRVLSEIVEDLRRPHPMNRLIQGEVGSGKTIVAVLAGLHVVECGYQVAIMAPTEVLAEQHYLTIHRWVEPLGVHVALLTSQVKGAEREEIYRSIRSGRVQMVIGTHAVIQDQVTFHRLGLAIIDEQHKFGVIQRGLLKKKGEHPDVLVMTATPIPRTLAMTLYGDLDLSLIDELPPGRMPVATKVFSESERGQVYRIVEEEVKKGRQAFLVYPLVEESEKLGLENATQMAEHLQRQVFPTFRIGLLHGRMRSEEKERVMMAFKEGKIDILVATTVIEVGIDIPNATVLVIEHAERFGLSQLHQLRGRIGRGRYPSTCLLVTPRGISEEAQIRLRTMERTNDGFQIAEQDLELRGPGEFFGTRQSGLPDFRVAHLLRDAAVLIEARKEAFRLVQEDPDLQSPPHAGLKEILLKRWKGRLEWASIG, encoded by the coding sequence TTGTCTAACCGAGCAGGAGGGTGGTATGCTTCCCTTCAAGAATCGGGGTTAAGAAGCGCCATGACCAAAAGATCCGAACCCATCCTGAAACCTTCCCTCTCGGCCCCGATCCAGTATGTGAAAGGGGTGGGACCGAGGCTTGCCGGCCTTCTCGAGCGAAAGGGGATCCGAACCGTCGAAGACGGACTCTATTTCCTGCCCCGTGCCTATGAGGACCGGAGACGGGTAAAGAGGATCGCCGAGCTTCAGATGGGCCGGAAGGAGACCGCTTTCGGAGAGATTCTAATCTCCGGGATGGCCTATTACCAGAACCGGAGGAGGAGGGTCTTCGAGGTCAGGGTGGGAGACGATACCGGGGTGATCACGCTCAAATGGTTCCATGGTCACGAGCGCTATCTTCGGAGTCGGTTCAGAAAGGGCCGAAGGCTCATCTTTTCAGGGGAGGTGAGGTGGTTCAACGGCCAGAAGGAGATCCATCACCCGGAGGTGGAGATCGTGGAGGGCGATCTCGAAAAGGACTCCCTCCATTTCAAGAGGATCGTCCCCATCTATTCCGAAACCGAAGGCCTTCCTCAGTGGCGGCTCCGCCGCTTGATGAAAAGCCTTGTGGATCAATACTCGGATGAGCTGAAAAGCCCCATCCCCTCAGAGATCCTCGAACGTCAAGGCTTGATCGATTTCTCGGAGGCCTTCCGGAGGGTCCATTTCCCGCCCGAGGAGGAGTCGATCGAGCGGCTCAATCGCTTCCAATCGGAAGGCCACCGGAGGATCATCTTCGACGAGTTCTTCTTTCTCGAGCTCGGCCTGGCTTTGAAGAAGCGCGGGGTCAGTCTGGAACAGGGCCTCTCCTTCCAGGCCGAAGGCCAGCTCGCCCGTAGACTGCTGGACACCCTTTCGTTCGAGTTGACCCCTGCCCAGAAGCGGGTGCTTTCCGAGATCGTGGAAGATCTGAGGAGACCTCACCCGATGAACCGTTTGATTCAGGGAGAGGTCGGAAGCGGAAAGACGATCGTCGCCGTCCTGGCAGGCCTCCACGTGGTGGAATGCGGTTACCAGGTGGCCATCATGGCGCCCACGGAGGTCTTGGCCGAGCAGCATTACCTCACGATCCATCGATGGGTGGAGCCCTTGGGGGTCCACGTGGCGCTGTTGACCAGCCAGGTCAAGGGGGCGGAAAGGGAGGAGATCTATCGGTCGATCCGAAGCGGGAGGGTCCAGATGGTTATCGGGACCCATGCGGTGATTCAAGACCAGGTGACCTTCCATCGACTGGGGCTTGCGATCATCGACGAACAGCATAAATTCGGGGTGATCCAGAGGGGGCTCCTGAAAAAGAAGGGAGAACATCCCGATGTCCTGGTCATGACCGCCACGCCCATACCGAGGACCCTGGCCATGACCCTCTACGGCGATCTCGACCTCTCGCTGATCGATGAACTCCCCCCTGGGCGGATGCCCGTTGCGACCAAGGTCTTTTCCGAGTCTGAACGGGGCCAGGTTTACCGGATCGTCGAAGAGGAGGTGAAGAAAGGGAGACAGGCCTTCCTGGTCTATCCCCTGGTGGAGGAGTCTGAAAAATTGGGTCTCGAAAATGCGACCCAGATGGCCGAACACCTCCAGAGGCAGGTCTTCCCCACCTTTCGCATCGGACTGCTTCATGGTCGGATGAGGAGCGAGGAGAAGGAGAGGGTGATGATGGCCTTCAAGGAAGGGAAGATCGATATCCTGGTGGCCACGACCGTCATCGAGGTGGGCATCGATATCCCCAATGCCACGGTCCTGGTGATCGAACATGCCGAGAGGTTCGGCCTCTCCCAACTGCACCAATTGAGGGGGAGGATCGGCCGGGGCCGATATCCCTCCACCTGCCTCCTCGTCACCCCACGCGGGATTTCTGAGGAGGCCCAGATTCGCCTCCGGACCATGGAGCGGACGAACGATGGGTTTCAGATCGCCGAGCAGGATCTCGAGTTGAGGGGGCCAGGAGAATTTTTTGGCACCCGACAGTCCGGCCTTCCGGACTTCCGGGTGGCCCATCTCCTCCGGGATGCCGCCGTGCTCATCGAGGCGAGAAAAGAGGCCTTTCGTTTAGTGCAGGAGGACCCGGACCTCCAAAGCCCTCCTCATGCGGGCCTGAAGGAGATCCTGCTTAAGAGGTGGAAAGGGAGATTGGAATGGGCTTCGATCGGTTGA
- the purF gene encoding amidophosphoribosyltransferase, translated as MCGIFGIYGHPEASNHTYLGLYALQHRGQESAGIVSSDGNRLYHFRQMGLVSEIFTRETLKRLPGRSAIGHVRYSTAGESDLKNAQPFVVNYSKGSVAIAHNGNLTNAYLIRNRLETGGSIFQSTMDTEVIVHLIAHATGKTFTERAIEALGQVEGAYSLLFLTETEMVAARDPLGFRPLILGSLKGSPVVASETCALDLIGARFEREIEAGEILLINEKGIKSFKPFPKRKLHQCIFEFIYFARPDSFIFNHNVYQVRKSLGLRLSEEAPAKVDMVIPVPDSGLPATLGFAARSGLPLELGLIRNHYVGRTFIEPEERIRHFGVKIKLNPVKGLLSGKRIAIVDDSIVRATTSRKIVKMLRNAGAREVHVRISSPPITDPCFFGIDTPRKSELIASSYQVDEIRRFIQATSLNYLSLEGLKRCVQGEEEKFCYACFTGDYPVDSED; from the coding sequence ATGTGCGGCATCTTCGGAATCTATGGCCACCCCGAAGCCTCGAATCACACCTATTTGGGACTCTATGCCCTTCAACATCGGGGTCAGGAGAGCGCGGGGATCGTCTCCTCCGATGGAAATCGCCTTTATCACTTCCGTCAGATGGGACTGGTCTCGGAGATCTTCACCCGTGAGACATTGAAGAGGCTTCCAGGCCGAAGCGCCATCGGCCATGTCCGTTATTCCACGGCTGGAGAGAGCGACCTGAAGAATGCCCAGCCCTTTGTCGTCAATTACTCCAAGGGATCGGTCGCCATCGCCCACAATGGAAACCTGACCAACGCCTACCTGATCCGAAACAGGCTGGAAACGGGCGGCTCCATCTTCCAATCCACCATGGATACCGAGGTCATCGTCCACCTGATCGCCCACGCCACGGGAAAGACCTTCACCGAACGGGCCATCGAGGCGCTCGGACAGGTGGAGGGGGCCTATTCCTTACTCTTCCTCACCGAAACGGAGATGGTGGCGGCCAGGGATCCCCTCGGATTCAGACCCCTGATCCTTGGAAGCCTCAAAGGCTCGCCCGTGGTCGCCTCGGAGACCTGCGCCCTTGACCTCATCGGCGCCCGGTTCGAGAGGGAGATCGAGGCAGGGGAGATCCTCTTGATCAACGAAAAGGGGATCAAATCGTTTAAACCCTTTCCCAAGCGGAAGCTCCATCAATGTATCTTTGAATTCATCTACTTCGCCAGGCCCGACAGTTTCATCTTCAATCACAACGTCTATCAGGTGAGGAAGTCCCTGGGCCTCCGGCTCTCGGAAGAGGCACCCGCCAAGGTGGATATGGTGATCCCCGTGCCCGACTCCGGGCTTCCGGCCACCCTGGGCTTTGCGGCCCGATCCGGACTTCCTCTCGAACTGGGCCTGATTCGAAACCACTATGTGGGTCGAACCTTCATCGAACCCGAAGAGCGGATCCGCCATTTCGGGGTGAAGATCAAACTCAATCCCGTCAAGGGATTGCTTTCGGGAAAGAGGATCGCCATTGTGGACGATTCGATCGTCCGGGCCACCACCAGCCGGAAGATCGTGAAGATGCTTCGGAACGCAGGTGCCCGGGAGGTCCACGTGCGGATCAGCTCTCCGCCCATCACCGACCCCTGCTTCTTCGGGATCGATACGCCCAGGAAGTCCGAACTCATCGCCTCCTCCTATCAGGTGGATGAGATCCGGAGGTTCATCCAGGCGACCTCTTTGAACTACCTCAGCCTGGAGGGGTTGAAGAGGTGCGTGCAAGGAGAGGAGGAGAAGTTCTGCTATGCCTGCTTCACCGGAGACTATCCGGTCGATTCAGAGGATTGA
- the thrC gene encoding threonine synthase produces MWKGVIYEYRNHLPPIREENIVTLLEGGTPLIPSRRISREILSGLQLYFKYEGVNPTGSFKDRGMTVAVSMAKEAGSKAVICASTGNTSASAAAYAARAGMKSYVLIPEGKIALGKLSQAMAHGAQVLQIEGNFDEALQIVREISETEPVTLVNSLNPYRIEGQKTAAFEVVDRLGAEPTYHVLPVGNAGNITAYWKGYKEYREHGKIEGLPKMLGFQAEGAAPIVRGEVVAKPETLATAIRIGNPASWRQAVAARDESGGLIEMVSDEEILKAYQLMAGLEGIFCEPASAASLAGIIKLDRKGFFKREDVVVLTITGHGLKDPDIAVRVSQKPASLPPKKVEVLNYLNLK; encoded by the coding sequence ATGTGGAAGGGAGTGATCTACGAGTACCGCAACCATCTGCCGCCGATCCGGGAAGAGAACATCGTGACCCTCCTCGAGGGAGGCACGCCTCTCATCCCCTCCCGCCGGATCAGCCGGGAGATCCTCTCCGGGCTCCAACTCTATTTCAAATATGAGGGGGTCAACCCGACCGGTTCGTTCAAGGACCGGGGCATGACCGTTGCGGTCTCGATGGCCAAGGAGGCAGGATCGAAGGCCGTCATCTGTGCCTCGACTGGAAACACCTCGGCCTCGGCCGCGGCGTATGCGGCAAGGGCGGGGATGAAGTCCTATGTCCTTATCCCGGAGGGGAAGATCGCCCTTGGCAAACTTTCTCAGGCGATGGCCCATGGTGCCCAAGTGCTTCAGATCGAAGGGAATTTCGATGAGGCCCTCCAGATTGTGAGGGAGATCTCCGAAACCGAACCGGTCACGCTGGTCAACTCCCTCAACCCCTACAGGATCGAGGGACAGAAGACGGCGGCCTTCGAGGTAGTCGATCGCCTGGGAGCCGAACCCACTTACCATGTCCTCCCAGTTGGAAACGCCGGCAACATCACGGCCTACTGGAAGGGATACAAGGAATACCGGGAGCACGGGAAAATAGAAGGCCTCCCTAAGATGTTAGGATTCCAGGCGGAGGGGGCCGCACCGATTGTGCGGGGAGAGGTTGTGGCCAAGCCTGAGACGCTCGCCACGGCCATCCGGATCGGAAATCCCGCCAGCTGGAGACAGGCCGTGGCGGCCAGGGACGAATCGGGCGGGTTGATCGAGATGGTGAGCGACGAGGAGATATTGAAGGCCTACCAGCTGATGGCAGGGCTTGAAGGGATCTTCTGCGAACCCGCCTCTGCCGCCTCGCTTGCGGGGATCATCAAACTCGATCGAAAGGGGTTTTTCAAGAGAGAGGACGTTGTGGTCCTGACGATCACCGGACACGGGTTGAAGGATCCGGATATCGCTGTCCGGGTGTCTCAGAAACCTGCCTCGCTCCCTCCCAAGAAGGTAGAGGTCCTGAACTATCTCAACCTCAAATAG
- the alaC gene encoding alanine transaminase, which produces MGTFPLDGTAFPRIMRLPPYIFGIVNQLKMEARRRGEDIIDLGMGNPDLPTPKHIVHKLIEAVKNPRNHRYSASKGIYKLRLAITNWYRNRYDVDLDPESEAVVTIGAKEGIGHLVLATMGPGDVVLVPNPTYPIHAYSVVIAGGDVRSVPLAGEGDFFERLEAATKQSWPPPKMLIVSFPHNPTTRVVDLDFFEKLVDFARDHRLMVVHDLAYADIVFDGYRAPSLLQVKGAKEIGVEFFSLSKSYNMAGWRVGFAVGNPEMITALARLKSYFDYGTFQPIQIAAIIALTEDQSCVREVAETYQRRRDTLIHGLKRIGWEIEKPKGTMFVWAEIPKAFQKMGSLDFAKFLLREAKVAVSPGIGFGEYGEGFVRFALVENEARIKQAVKGIRKAFQGFPSQSP; this is translated from the coding sequence ATGGGGACCTTTCCACTTGACGGGACCGCCTTTCCAAGGATCATGCGGCTCCCCCCTTACATCTTCGGGATCGTCAACCAGCTGAAGATGGAGGCCAGGAGGCGGGGGGAGGATATCATCGACTTAGGGATGGGAAACCCCGATCTGCCCACGCCCAAGCACATCGTCCATAAACTGATCGAGGCGGTGAAGAACCCCAGGAACCATCGATACTCGGCCTCGAAGGGGATTTACAAACTCCGGCTGGCGATCACCAACTGGTATCGGAACCGTTACGATGTGGACCTCGATCCCGAGTCGGAGGCCGTGGTCACGATCGGCGCCAAGGAGGGGATCGGCCACCTGGTTTTGGCGACAATGGGCCCGGGCGATGTCGTCCTGGTCCCCAACCCGACATACCCCATCCATGCCTATTCGGTGGTGATCGCGGGGGGCGATGTGCGGTCGGTCCCCCTCGCCGGAGAGGGCGATTTTTTCGAGAGATTGGAGGCAGCGACCAAACAGAGCTGGCCCCCTCCGAAGATGCTGATCGTCAGTTTTCCCCACAATCCCACGACGCGGGTGGTGGACCTCGATTTCTTCGAAAAACTGGTCGATTTCGCCAGAGATCACCGCTTGATGGTCGTTCACGACCTCGCCTATGCCGACATCGTCTTCGACGGTTACCGGGCCCCCAGCCTTCTTCAGGTGAAGGGGGCAAAGGAGATCGGGGTCGAATTCTTCTCCCTTTCCAAGAGCTACAATATGGCGGGATGGCGGGTCGGGTTCGCCGTGGGGAATCCGGAGATGATCACGGCCCTGGCCCGGTTGAAGAGCTACTTCGATTACGGGACCTTTCAACCGATTCAGATCGCGGCCATCATCGCCCTCACCGAAGACCAGTCCTGCGTCAGGGAGGTTGCGGAGACCTACCAGAGACGGAGGGACACCTTGATCCACGGGCTGAAGCGGATCGGCTGGGAGATCGAGAAACCGAAAGGGACGATGTTCGTCTGGGCGGAGATTCCGAAGGCCTTCCAGAAGATGGGGTCCCTCGACTTCGCCAAGTTCCTCCTGAGGGAGGCCAAGGTGGCGGTCTCTCCGGGCATCGGTTTCGGAGAGTATGGAGAGGGTTTCGTAAGGTTCGCCCTGGTGGAGAACGAGGCCCGGATCAAACAGGCGGTCAAGGGGATCCGAAAGGCCTTCCAGGGTTTTCCCTCCCAGTCGCCTTGA
- a CDS encoding homoserine dehydrogenase, with product MRSIRAGMIGFGTVGAGVVKILQKNARLIEARMGARLVLKRIADIDLKRDRGVRVRPELLTENAEEILQDPEVDIVMELIGGIEPARTFILKAIQNGKHVVTANKALLALHGDEIFQMAERHGVNVNFEASVAGGIPLIRSIKEGLVANRIQSIFGILNGTSNYILTKMTDEGRSFQEVLKEAQEKGYAEADPTYDLEGIDAAHKLTILIRLAFGTRIRFKDIFIDGISAITPLDLQFGKEFGYRVKLLAIAKIENGKIEARVHPTFVPEGHLLATVGGVFNAVYIQGDAVGPTLFYGQGAGQMPTGSAVVSDLVDLGRNLLGCAEGQKAPLRSDRPSALERLPLKKMEEVEMPYYMRFSALDRPGVLSQISGILGRNGISIASVIQKGRKVDGAVPVVMMTHEARERSVHQALKEIDRLKVILGKTVFIRVENELE from the coding sequence ATGAGAAGCATCCGGGCGGGAATGATCGGATTTGGCACGGTGGGAGCCGGTGTCGTGAAGATCTTGCAAAAGAATGCGAGGTTGATCGAAGCCCGAATGGGAGCCCGCCTCGTTTTGAAACGGATCGCCGACATCGACCTGAAACGGGATCGGGGGGTCAGGGTCAGACCGGAACTTTTGACGGAGAACGCCGAAGAGATCCTCCAGGACCCAGAGGTCGACATTGTGATGGAGCTGATCGGCGGGATCGAACCGGCCAGGACGTTTATCCTCAAGGCCATTCAGAACGGGAAGCATGTGGTGACGGCCAACAAGGCCCTGCTCGCCCTCCACGGGGACGAGATCTTCCAGATGGCCGAACGTCACGGCGTGAACGTCAATTTCGAGGCCTCCGTGGCAGGTGGCATCCCTTTGATCCGTTCGATCAAGGAGGGATTGGTCGCCAATCGCATTCAATCGATCTTCGGGATCCTCAACGGGACCTCCAACTACATCCTGACTAAGATGACGGACGAAGGGCGCAGTTTCCAGGAGGTCCTGAAGGAGGCCCAGGAGAAAGGGTACGCCGAGGCAGACCCCACTTACGATCTCGAAGGCATCGATGCCGCCCATAAGCTGACCATCCTCATCCGGCTCGCCTTCGGGACGAGGATACGATTCAAAGATATCTTCATCGACGGCATCTCCGCGATCACGCCCCTTGACCTCCAGTTCGGCAAGGAGTTCGGTTATCGGGTCAAACTGCTGGCCATCGCCAAGATCGAGAACGGAAAGATCGAGGCCAGGGTCCATCCCACCTTCGTCCCGGAGGGCCATCTCCTTGCGACCGTGGGAGGGGTCTTTAACGCCGTCTATATCCAAGGAGATGCGGTCGGGCCTACGCTCTTTTACGGCCAGGGGGCGGGGCAGATGCCCACCGGAAGCGCGGTGGTCAGCGACCTCGTGGACCTCGGAAGGAATCTCCTCGGCTGCGCCGAGGGGCAGAAGGCCCCTCTGCGATCCGATCGACCCTCGGCCCTTGAACGGCTTCCCTTGAAGAAGATGGAAGAAGTGGAGATGCCTTACTACATGCGTTTTTCAGCCCTGGATCGGCCAGGGGTCCTCTCCCAGATTTCAGGGATCTTGGGACGAAACGGGATCAGCATCGCCTCAGTCATCCAGAAAGGCCGGAAAGTCGACGGGGCCGTTCCCGTCGTGATGATGACCCATGAGGCAAGGGAGAGGAGTGTCCACCAGGCGTTGAAAGAGATCGATCGGTTGAAGGTGATCCTGGGAAAGACCGTCTTCATTCGGGTCGAGAACGAGCTGGAGTGA
- a CDS encoding Mut7-C RNAse domain-containing protein, protein MADRTLGKLVKGLRMLGFDTLYYTGRDIHQLLHLSRDEGRVLLTRDRKLALRRPKDRILTITEDKPSRQVEEVIRKASLRLDEEVLFSRCLLCNELLEEIPKKEAEGRVPDFIFNQHGDFFRCPACRRIYWPGSHLTQMRRRVEELAKGVSVEKGPAGPVSLKD, encoded by the coding sequence GTGGCCGATCGAACCCTCGGAAAACTGGTCAAAGGCCTCCGGATGCTCGGGTTCGATACCCTTTATTATACAGGAAGGGACATCCACCAGCTTCTCCATCTTTCCCGCGATGAGGGCCGAGTCCTCCTGACACGGGATCGGAAGCTGGCCCTCAGGAGGCCGAAAGACCGGATCCTCACGATCACCGAAGATAAGCCCTCCCGCCAGGTCGAGGAGGTGATCCGGAAGGCCTCCCTCCGGCTCGACGAAGAGGTCCTCTTCAGCCGATGCCTTCTGTGCAACGAACTCCTCGAGGAGATCCCTAAAAAGGAGGCGGAGGGTCGCGTGCCCGATTTCATTTTCAATCAGCATGGGGACTTTTTCCGGTGCCCCGCCTGTCGAAGGATCTACTGGCCCGGTTCCCATCTGACGCAGATGAGGCGAAGGGTGGAGGAATTGGCCAAAGGGGTTTCGGTCGAAAAAGGCCCGGCCGGCCCTGTGTCGTTGAAAGATTGA
- a CDS encoding M48 family metallopeptidase, whose product MLKNKITFRILSFKLFVLLIGLLVTGCATAPITGRSQLMMLSKAEEERLGEAAFLQFSKPLWDKGHIVRRDDPRPEMRGHLLTVNRVFGRILEATGWKDEYKWRFIIVEDSKTVNAGMFPGGKMVLYTGLLNFVKSEDELAAVIGHEIAHAIARHGAERYSQILAANLAIAAVDVAVASSKKYSKYEGAIMIAVGLGAQLGVLLPYSRLHEHEADYIGLLIMSKAGYDPNGAIHFWERMERESKGFQIEYFSTHPSYGTRLTNLKKWLPQASQYREKPWMPLPEKKQ is encoded by the coding sequence ATGTTAAAGAATAAAATTACCTTCAGGATCTTAAGTTTCAAACTCTTCGTCCTCCTCATAGGGCTTCTCGTCACAGGATGTGCAACTGCACCGATTACAGGAAGATCCCAACTGATGATGCTTTCGAAAGCCGAGGAGGAACGCCTGGGTGAGGCTGCCTTTTTACAATTTTCCAAACCCCTTTGGGATAAGGGGCATATCGTGAGGAGAGACGATCCGAGGCCCGAGATGAGAGGTCATTTATTGACCGTCAATAGGGTCTTCGGTAGGATTTTAGAAGCAACGGGGTGGAAGGATGAATACAAATGGAGGTTCATCATCGTTGAAGATTCCAAAACAGTCAATGCTGGGATGTTCCCGGGAGGGAAGATGGTCCTCTATACAGGGTTGTTGAATTTTGTCAAATCCGAAGATGAGTTGGCCGCGGTCATTGGCCATGAAATTGCCCATGCCATCGCCCGTCACGGGGCAGAGCGTTATTCTCAAATTCTCGCAGCAAATTTAGCGATAGCGGCGGTGGATGTGGCCGTAGCCAGTTCGAAGAAATATTCTAAATACGAAGGGGCCATCATGATCGCCGTGGGCCTAGGGGCTCAATTGGGAGTTTTGCTTCCATACAGCAGGCTCCATGAACACGAGGCAGACTATATTGGACTTCTCATCATGTCTAAAGCGGGTTATGACCCTAACGGGGCTATCCACTTTTGGGAAAGGATGGAGAGAGAGTCAAAGGGATTTCAAATCGAATATTTTTCAACCCACCCAAGTTACGGCACAAGGCTCACTAACTTAAAAAAATGGCTTCCCCAAGCGTCACAGTACCGGGAAAAACCATGGATGCCCCTGCCCGAAAAAAAACAATAA